The DNA segment TTGGTTCACTTTTCCACTATCTGCACTTTTATATACACTGGCGCAATTCAGTTTTGCAATAGGGTATGCCAAAACAAAAAAGTATGAAAAAAAGACGCTCACCTGGGTATTGGCATTTACGGTTATTTGCGGAATTATTTTCTTTGGAATGCTTGCTGTAAATTTAAGTGTGCTGTCAAATTTCAATGATATCTGGCGTATTCTGCACTCCGGAAGGCTGGTGTTATTCCTGGGTTTAGCAATGCTGGCGCTCAGTGGTTCTTTTTTTTTAAGCCCCAGCCTTATCTTTGGCTTTGTCCGCTTGAAACCAGCAAGCCAGGCCCGTACTGCTGAAGCGCGTTCAGGCCGCCTGGAAGGGGAGCTCCATGAAAACCGGGTTAAGATGTATGATACTTCCCTTATTGTAAGGGTCGAAAAATATATACTGCAGGCCGAGGTATTCAGAAAAACGGGTCTTACGGTCAGCGATCTTGCCTCTATGCTGGAAATACCCAATCATAAACTTTCCGATCTGTTTAACAATCATTATAAGCTTAACTTCAATACCTATATCAATAACCTGCGTGTACATTATGTAAAAGGGCGGCTTGATGCCGGTGAATGGAAGCAGTTTACACTGGAAGCTATTGCACAGGAAGCCGGGTTTTCTTCCCGCAACACTTTTCTGATCGCATTTAAAAGGATAATGGGGGTTACGCCCTCCAATTACCTGACAAGCCTGAAAGACAAAGCTGCTTAAAATACATGTACTGATTTTCAAAATCAGGACATCAATTCTGCCTGTTGCATAATAAAAGCAGATTTATTCATGAATTTTTGCAACGTGGAACTCTAATCCCCGATCCACCGTAAGCCAAACATTGTAACTTTTCATGAACAAACGTTTACTCATTTTTTTTATTGCGCAATTTTTTATCTGTACTACAGGTTTTGCACAATTCACTCTATCAGAAAATTTTAAAGGAAGTACTGCCAATGGTATTGTACTTGGCGGCTCTCCTAGCGCATCGCTGACTTCCGGGGGCGTTGATCCTGTAAATCAGGGATACCTCAGGTTAACTAAGGACGCGCTGGACCAGCGTGGTTACGCCTATATTGACAAAGCCTTTCCTTCTACCCTGGGGGTACTTCTTGATTTCGAATATAAAACCTGGCACTCGGTAACAAATGAAGGTGCAGATGGAATTGTGGTATTCCTGTTTGATGGTTCAATTACCCAATCTAATTTCAGGCTTGGCGGAACCGGTGCCGGCCTGGGTTATGCGCCAAGGGGCGATAAAAACGAAGCCGGACTGGGAGGGGCTTATCTGGGGATCGGGATCGATGAATACGGAAATTTCTCTTCTAATTATGGTACAGTAGGTGCGGCTACAGACCGGGCGGCATCACCCCTAACCCTGGGACGAAGAATAAACAGCATCACACTTCGCGGAAGAGAATCGGATGCTTACCGGCTTCTTGCTACGACTACACCAACTGCTTCTAGTCAGATTCAACACACGCCAACCTCTGGTTCACGTCCTAACGATGCAACTTTCTACAGAAGGGTACAGGTAGAGATCAAACCAAACGCAAATGGAAAATATGACATTATTGTCAGGTGGGCAATCAGCCCGGGCGGGGCGCTTACCCAACAGTTTAGTTATTCTCTGGTAGACCAGTCGGGCGTAAGCTATGCACCCCCTGCAACTTTAAAACTAGGGTTTACTTCTGCAACGGGTGGGTCGCTCAACAATCACGAAATCCGGAACCTAACGGTAACTACTCCAGGTAATATCCGGGTAGGAAAAAGGGCAGATAAAGATGTGCTGAGAACGATCCCTGCCGGAACAAGTGCCAACCAGGTAACTTATACCGTTGAGGTGGTTAACGATAACAGCGTTGCACTTAATAATATAGAATTTAAAGACAGGCTGACAGATGTTAACGGTACCTTAATTCCTTTAAGTGCTTTTAATATAGGTACTGTGAGTTTTACCGGATTTTTGGCCGGCACAACTGTGAATAAGTCGACCACTGCCAACGAAATTGCAGGCAGTCTGAACATGGCTGCTGGGGCTACAGGAAAAATTACCGTAACCGGGACTTTAAATGCCGTGCCTGCCGGAAACACACTCAGGAATACGGCAAGCATTAACCCGACAGACATCACCGATCTGGATCCGGACAACAACATTGCTGAAGTAAATACCCCGGTACTGGCCGAGGATGTAGACCTTACCATCGCAAAAACTGCAGCTGTTCCATGTCTCTCTACCAGCGGTAATGATTTTAACGTGGTGGTTTCCAATGTTGGTGCAGTAGCTACTACTGCTATAAATAAGATTGTAGTTACCAAAACCTATCCAACCAGTTATACTTTTACTAACCTGTCCAACCCAAACTGGACTTTAGGTACAAGGGAAACTTCGGGCAGTAACTACATTTATAAATATACTTATACTGGGGGTACTTTGGCTTCCGGGGCCAGCACTTCGCCGATAAGCTACCGGATCACGGTACCCACAGCTGTAAGTACTTATGCAGACGTTGCACAGGTGAGCTACTTAAATTCTTCCAATGCAAACATTGAAGTTACAGCTAACCAGGGTAACAATTCCACAAGCAATACCATTGCCACAGTTTCTGCCAAACCTGCAGTAGCTGATAAAGTTACGTATTGCTTAAATGCTACAGCAACCGCACTTTCTGCTACCCCTACCAATGGAAATACATTGTTGTGGTTTCGGACCAAGGGTGGTGTATCCTCTATAAATGCACCTGTACCCAGCACCGCAACGGCGGGAAATACAAGTTATTTTGTAAAACAAACCAATGGAAGCTGCGAAAGTGATTATGCAGAGATTGTAGTTACTGTACAGGCTGCGGTTAATGCCGGCGGCATTGGCAGCAACCAGACCATTTGCAATGGCGCAACGCCTGCAGCCCTAACTTCCTCAACCGCAGGAAGCGGTGGAACTGCAGGTTCGGGCACTGCTTACAGATGGGAAAGATCTGTGGATGGTGGCGCTACATGGACACCCATAGTTGGGGCTACGGCCAGCACCTATGCGCCGGCTGCGCTTACTGCCACCACACAGTTCAGAAGGGTTTACATTTCAACGCTGAATGGTGTAGCCTGTGAGTCCGTAACGGGGCCGGTTACCATTACTGTTCAGGATATCACCGGGGCCGGATCAATTGGTACCGACCAAACCATCTGTACCGGAACCATTCCTGCAGCTTTTACTTCAGTTACCAACGGAAGTGGATCGGCGGGTGCGGCCATCAGCTACAAATGGGAAAGCTCTACAAATGGAACGCTGTGGACTGCCATCAGCAATGCAACATCAGCTACTTATACCCCTACTGCAGCCTTAACGGTAACAACCCAGTTCCGGAGAACAGCAATTTCAACATTGAACAGTATGGCCTGTTCTTCCGTGCCTTCCAATGTGGTTACGGTTACAGTTAACCAAAACCCTTCGGTAGCAAATGCCGGCGCAGATGCAGAGCAATTTAATTCGGGGGTATTTACCTTGCAGGGAAATGCCCCTGCTGTAGGAACAGGCATGTGGTCTGTTGTAGCACCCGGAACGGCTACCTTTCAGGATCCTTCCAACCGCAATACGACGGTAACCATAGCAGAAAATACCAGTGCAATTTTAAGGTGGACCATCAGCAATGGCCCATGTGCGGTATCGGTTGATGATGTAAAGATTACCTATACCAAAAGGACCGATTTACAGGTTACCAAAACCATTGATAAAACCACACCAAAGGTTGGGGATAACGTAACCTTTACCATAACAGCTAAAAACAATGGACCAAGTAATGCAACAGCGGTTAAAGTTGCAGATGCTTTAAAAGCAGGATATACTTTTATAAGCAGTTCTTCCGCAAATTACGCTTCCTCAAATGGTGAGTGGTTGATAGGTAGCCTGGAAAATGGGCTTTCCCAAACCCTCACCATTATTGCCCGTGTTAATGCCAATGCCATAGCGGCAGATTATGCCAATGTTGCCACCATCTCCGGAGCAGAAACTGATCCGGATGGCAGTAACAATACCAGCACTTTAAATACCATAGTACCTGTTCCTTCGTCAGACATTGAGATCAATAAAACGGCAACACCAAAGCCCGCAATTGCAGGACAGGCACTTACCTATACCATTACGCTAAAGAACAACGGGCCAAGCACGCTCAGGACTTCTGACGTTTTTGCTCTTACAGAAAATCTTCCCGCAGGCTATACTGCCAGTAGCTTTACGGCCTCTGCCGGAACTTTTAATCCGGCTACCGGAAACTGGAACGGTTTAACCCTGGCTACTGGGCAGCAGGCTACTTTAACCATTGCAGGCGCAGTAACAGCAACGGCCAGCGGAACATTAAGCAATACCGTATCGGTTGCTGTTCCGGCCACAATTTCAGATCCTGATATCAGCAACAACAGTAAAACCGACAATACGGTGATCAGTCGCCTGCTTGATCTGGGCATTACCAAAACATCCGCACCAAAACCCGTAATTGCAGGTAGCAATTTAACTTATACCATTACCTTAAGCAACAATGGCCCGGCCAGCTTATTGGCTACAGATGTAGTAAAGTTAAACGAAAACTTCCCGGCAGGTTATACCGCCTCAACTTTTACTCCATCAACGGGTACCTTTGATAAAAATACAGGTAACTGGACCGGATTAAACTTAACACAGGGGCAAACGGCAACTTTGACCATTGCAGGTACAGTTGCCGCAAATGCTGTTGGAACGCTAAGTAATACTGTAAGCCTGGTTGCACCCACAGGTACAACCGATAACAATACCACAAACAATTCTGCTACAGAAACAACAGCCATTAACCGTTCAGTCGATTTTGAAATTACCAAAACCGCAACCCCAAAACCTGCGGTAGCCGGCGAGGCCCTTACCTATACCGTAACCGTTAGCAATAAAGGCGTCAGTGCAATGAATGCTGCTGATGTATTAAAAGTTACCGATGCTTTGCCAGCTGGTTTTACAGCATCCAGCTATAATGCATCAACCGGAACTTACAATGCGGCCAGCGGAAACTGGACAGGTTTAACTTTGGCCAGCGGGCAAAGCGCCAGCTTCACCATCACCGGAAGAGTGGCCGCTTCTGCAACAGGAAATCTGGTAAATAAGGCCGTACTGACCGTCCCGGCCGGAATAACTGATCCGACAGGAGCCAATAATGAGGCCACGGACAACACCGTGATTAGCGTGAAACCTGCGCTGGCAATTACCAAATCAGGTGCTTCAGGCTTAACCGCAGGCTCGGCAGTAAATTATACACTTAAAATTGTAAATACCGGAAGCAGTGATGCCATCAATGCGGCCATTAACGACGCAGTACCTACTTCAGTACAAAATGTGACCTGGACCGCCACTCCAAATGGGGCTGCTACAATTGTTTCCGGAGGGTCGGGAACCGGGAATACGGTAGCCGTTGGCGCAAATATACCGGCAGGAAATGCCAATAATTACATTAACGTCAACATCAGCGGAACATTGAGCCCTGCGGCTACGGGCAGCATAACCAATACCGCTTCGGTCGTACCTGCGGAGCCTCAGGGTTCCGGAAGCAACTCTTCTGTAAATGCCAATGTAACCAGTTCATCAGGAATTGTGATCTCTAAAGCGGGGGCTTCATCGGCATCGGCAGGAGATGCCATTACCTATAAAATTGAAATGGGAAACAACGGGCCGAGTAATGCAACCGCAGTACAGGTTGCAGACCTTGTTCCTGCTGCACTCAGCAATGTAAGCTGGACAAGCCAGACGCAGGGAGGGGCCAGCATAACCAGTGGTGCCACGGGTTCGGGGAATACCATAAATTTAATTGCAAATGTTCCTGCCGGTATACAGCATAAAGTAATTTTAAATGTAACAGGCACCATAAAGCCGGATTATACAGGCGCCATTACCAATACCGTTGTGGCCACACCCCAGGAAACTGGCAGCAGCCCTGTAAGTGCACAAGCGGTAACCAGCATCAACAGTAAGCCTGTATTTACCATTGTAAAAAGCGGTCCGGCTACAGTAATTGCCGGCAACACCATTGTCTACACCATCACCGTAAGGAACACCGGCCCTTCCAACAGCTTAAATACGGTAATTACCGATGATATCCCTTCGGGAATTACCAATGTGACCTGGACAAGCAGTGTCACTGACGGTGTTGCCAGCATTACTTCTGGCGCAAGCGGTACGGGCAATGCCTTAAGCTTAACCGGAAACTTTAATGCGAACAGTACGGTTCAGGTGCATGTAACCGGAAAAGTAAGTTCAGGCCTGCTGGGCAATGTCCTCAACTCGGCAACCGTAACCCCGGCAGAGGCCGGTGTTGTGCCGGTAACATCCGGACAGGTTATTACCTCAGTTCAAACCAAATCCGGTTTAACAGTTGCTAAAAATGGTCCATCTTCAGTAATTTCAGGCACCAATATCACTTATACCATTGAGGTTGGCAACACAGGGCCAAGCGATGCCATGAGTGCAAGGGTCACAGATTTAATCCCGGCTGAAATTCTGAACCCTGTATGGAGTACAGCCACGCAGGGAACTGCAGCCATCATTAGCGGCGGAACAGGAAGTGGAAATGACCTGCAAACTGTTGTAAATGTTCCGGCAGGGGCAGGCAATAAGGTCATTGTTACCATTACCGGCAAAGCAAGTGCTTCCTACAGTGGGGCCATAACCAATACGGCATATGTAACAGCAACCGAACAGAACAGCCCTTCGCCGCAATCTTCAGTTACTACAACAATAAACAGGCTTCCATCGGTATCTGTTACCAAAAATGGCCCTTCATCGATCGTTGCGGGTGCCGGCATTAATTACAGTATTGATGTAACGAATACCAGTACAGCAGATGCACAAAACCTGGAAATTAAAGACCTGGTCCCATCAGAAATCAGCGCGGTAAGCTGGACCGCCGTCACAGCAGGTTCTGCCACGGTAAACGGAACAGCTTCCGGAACCGGAAACAATATCGTTCTTACAGGGAATATTCCGGCTGGAGCGGCAAACAAAATAACGCTTAACATTAGCGGAAAGGTTAGCGCCGCTTATAGCGGTACCTTGAGCAACACCGCAACGGCAACACCGGCAGAAACAGGCACAGCAGTAAAAACATCATCGGTTAGCACAGCAGTACAAAAAATACCGGTACTGTCTATTGAAAAGACCGGCCCGGCAAACATCAATGCGGGCCAGGATATCAGCTACACCTTAAAAATTAAAAATAACGCTACTGCAAATGCAGATTTAGCTTTAATTACAGACAATGTTCCTGCGGCTATACAGAATGTAACCTGGTCTGCAACAGTTGCCGGTGACGCAACAATTAGTGGTACGGCAAACGGAACCGGAAATGCGATTAGCCTAACGGGCAATATTCCAGCAGGAACCGGAAATGAGATTTTGGTTATCATTAACGGAAAGGTAAGCCCATCGGCAAATGCCAGCCTGGTAAATGCCGCAACGGTTACACCGGCAGAAACCGGGGCTGCTGCCAAAACATCGAATACCATAACTACCCAGGTAAGCAAAACACCTTCTGTTAGTTTAATTAAAACCGGGCCTGCCACAGCTAAAGCCGGAGAAGTAGTTACTTATATTATAGATGCGGTTAACACGGGTCCTTCTAATGCAGACAACCTGGCCATAGCAGATGTGGTTCCGGCAATTTTAACCAACGTTACCTGGACAGCAGTTGCCAATGGGATCTCAACTCTGGCAAGCACTTCAGGTACCGGAAATCTGGCCTTAACAGGAAACCTGAATGTTGGTGCGGCCAATAAGATCCGGATCACCATTATCGGAACGGTTCCGGCAAATCAGGTAAATACAACCATTACAAATACCGCCAGGGCAATTCCGGCAGAAACTGGCCTGACGGTTAGTTCTAATACAATCAGCACAGTGATTACTAACCAGAGCAATATTTCCATTGTAAAATCTGCCCCGGTAGCAGTTAACGCAGGCGAACTGGTAAATTATACCCTACTGGTTAAAAATGCCGGTCCAAGTAATGCACTAAATGCCACTATTGCAGATGCTGTTCCCGCAGCTATCCAGAATGTAAGTTGGACCGCCGTTGCAAGCGGGACCGCAAACCTGACTTTTGGCGCTACAGGGACCGGAAACGCGGTGAATATGAGGGCCAACCTTCCTGCAGGTGATACCAATACCGTTCTGGTACAGATTACCGGTAAACTAAACCCGGCATTTAGCGGAACGGCGTTAAGCAATACCGCATCGGTTGCGCCTTCAGAAACCGGAAACCCGGTTGTCAATTCCAATACAACAAACACTTCGGTAAGCAAACAGGCGGATTTAAGGATTTCGAAAACCGGGCCCGCAAGCCTTTTTGCCGGAGAACAGGTTACTTATACCATAACCTTAGAAAACCAGGGTCCTGGTGATGTTACAGGTGCAGCAATCAGCGACTTGCTTCCTGCGTCCATCATCAATACCAGCTGGAGCGTAGCTACTCAGGGTACAGCAAGCACGAATGTTAATAACGGCACCGGAAACCTGAATCTTAGCGCGTCGCTTAAAGCCGGCGGTACAGATAAAGTTGTGGTTACGTTGCTGGGTACGGTTGATCCGGGATACCAGGGTGTAAATGTAACCAATACCGCCACCGCAACTCCGCCATCCGGGGTTACCGATCCGACTCCGGCCAGCGCCGTTGTAAGTACTGCCATCACACGTAAAGCCAATGTCAGGATGGTAAAGTCTGGTCCGGCAAATGCCAAAGCAGGGGAAGAAATTAATTATACCTTGCGGATTACCAACCAGGGGCCAAGTAGTGCCATTGGTACAGCGATAATTGATAACCTGCCTGCCGGAATTGTTGCCGGCTCGGTTACCTGGACTGCCACCGCCACAACAGGGTCCAGTGTAAGCTCAGCTTCGGGTACAGGAAATATAAATTTAACGGCTGATATTGCGCCGGTTTCCGGAGTGATAGAAGTGAAGATCAAGGCCTTGGTCAGTCCTTCATTAACAGATGGCACTTCTATTGCAAATACCGCCACCGCCACCGTGGCTGTAGGTATAACGGATCCGGAACCGGGAAACAATACTTCAACATTTAATACAGTTGTAGATAACGATCCAAACTTTACCGTTGCAAAATCCGGACCTGCAAATGCAAATGTAGGCGACCACATTACCTATACCATCCTGGTTAAAAATACCGGACCTGGCGATATTACCGAGGCCTTTATTGTTGACAATGTACCGGACGATGTTGAGGTGCTAGACTGGACAGCAACGGCTAATGGCTCGGCTGTAATTAGCCCGGGTTCGTCATCATCAGGTACAACAAATAATGTTTATACCGTTGCCGACATCCCGACAGGCAACAACAGTATATTAATTACGATTAACGGGATCATCAAACAAAGTGCAGGTTCATCTTTCACCAACAAGGCCGAAGCCACTTCTGGCGTTGTTAAAGGAAGTTCGGTATCAACAAGCGTTAACCGCTCTACAGATATTGCAGTGATCAAGGCCGGCCCTCAAAGTGCTTCGGCGGGAGAGACAGTTACCTATACCTTAAATGTGTACAATAATGGTTCAGTAGATGTTGACAACCTGGTGATTACGGACCTGGTAAATACATTGCTTACCGATGTAAGCTGGACCACAACTGCAATGGGTTCGGCCAGGGTCAGCTCTGTTCCTTACGGGGCGGGCAATACCGTACAGCTAACCGGAAATATCGCAGGTGGCCAGGGTAATTTTATTACGGTTACCATAAACGGAAAAATACCATCTAATGCAGCTTTGGGGCCATTATCCAATACGGCAACAGTAACCTTGCCTTCAGGGGTTACCGATTACAATACAGCAAACAATACCTCGCAGGTAAGTACAGCGATCATCAGCACACCAACATTGGTACTGCAAAAAACGGGACCAGCTACAGCTGCTGCCGGAAATCAGATCACGTATAGAATTAAAGTAGAAAATACCGGTCCAAGCGATGCTGCGGCGGTAAATATTGCAGATGTTTTGCCTGCCGAACTTAGCGGTGTGCAATGGCTGGCCTCGGCCGGGGGTACCGCAGCAGGTATTATTGGCACAAGCAGTGGTAATGGCAATGTAGCTGTAAATGCAAATATTCCTGCAGGTTCTTATATAACTGTTGATGTAACAGGAACCATCAGTGCTGATTTCTCCGGTACGATCAAAAATACCGCGTCAGCCAAAATAGGCAGCAGCCCTGCAGTTTCCTCACCCGAAGTCAGTACTGTCGTAAGCAAATTAACCAACTTAACCATTGCTAAATCTACTGCATCTACATTAAGTGCAGGTGAACCCATTGTTTATACCATCGAACTTGGCAACAATGGCCCCAGCAATGCTATAGGGGCAGTATTAACCGATAACATTCCGGCAACAATTCTGGATCCAACCTGGTCTGCCAGCGTTTCGGGTGGTGCCCTGGTTACCGCAAATGGAACAGGAAGCGGAAATACTTTGTCGCTAACCGGAAATATCCCGAAAGGTGGAAAAATCTATGTCACCGTTAATGGAACACTGGCGGCCAATGCCACCGGAAGTGTTTCAAATACGGCAACCATTACACCTTCAGAACCAGGAAATCCTCCTGTGGTTTCCAGTCCGGCAGTTGCGGTGGTTAAACAAAGCCCCAATCTGCTGTTAACAAAATCTGCCCCAACACTATCGTCGGGTGGCAGCACCATTACATATGCCCTTAAATTGGTTAACTCAGGACCTTCTGATGCCTTGAATACCATATTAACGGATGCTGTTCCGGGCAATGTGGCAAATGTGAGCTGGACAGGAACCGCTGCGAATGGTGCAAGCCTGTTGTCGGGCAGTATGGGTACCGGAAACAATGTTTCCTTAACAGCCAACATTCCTGCAAACGGAAGCGTAGATGTGGTAATCAGCGGTACAATTGATCCATTGTTCAACAATACATTGGTCAACACGGCAAGTGCAAGCCCGTCGGAACCTGGTATACCGGCTGTTCAAAGCACTGCCTCAACATTGGTTACACCAGCTGTAGATTTTGTGGTTTCGAAAAGCGGGCCGGCACGTGTATCTGCAGGTGAAACCATAAACTATCAGGTTATAGTTAGGAACAATGGCCCGAGTACCGCTTTAAATTCGGTTATTGCTGATGTTGTTCCGGCAGAAATCGGCAATGTAACATGGACGGCCACCGCAGAGGGCACAACAGCAATTCTATCAGCAAAACAAGGAACGGGAAATAACATTCAGGTGAATGCCAACCTTCCATCGGCAGCGGCTGACCGTATTGTTATTGATATCAGCGGAACGGTTGCCCCATCATTTAACGGAACCATCAGCAATACGGCAAGTGTTACACCGGCAGAAACCGGAACAGCAGTAACATCAGGCCCTGTTGCAACTGCAGTAAGCAGGCAACCGGTAATCAAGGTTACAAAAGGTGGCCCGGCCATATTGAGATCGGGCAACAAAATCAGCTACCTGATCAATATTGCAAACGAAGGTACCGGTGATGCACTTGACCTGGCCATAAATGATGTTGCACCATTGGCACTGGCCAATTTAAGCTGGACAGTGGAAAATATCGGTGCAGCAACAACTTCGGCAACCAGTGGGACTGGTGACATTAACATTAGGGCCGACCTTCCGGCAGGGGTGGCAAA comes from the Pedobacter heparinus DSM 2366 genome and includes:
- a CDS encoding helix-turn-helix domain-containing protein; protein product: MHLVFITIIGSIFILCLAIVKLLLFSKGRQYLNLLLCIAIFGVIWYGIIYLLTNSGLIKNHPVLFNKGLPLYYLIAPCFFLYIRGSLQPDYAVFRLKYLLHLVVVIPALVAIVPYSFADTATQQWVVNQIDKDVAFAFSNNRYIVPNWHWFTFPLSALLYTLAQFSFAIGYAKTKKYEKKTLTWVLAFTVICGIIFFGMLAVNLSVLSNFNDIWRILHSGRLVLFLGLAMLALSGSFFLSPSLIFGFVRLKPASQARTAEARSGRLEGELHENRVKMYDTSLIVRVEKYILQAEVFRKTGLTVSDLASMLEIPNHKLSDLFNNHYKLNFNTYINNLRVHYVKGRLDAGEWKQFTLEAIAQEAGFSSRNTFLIAFKRIMGVTPSNYLTSLKDKAA